The Streptomyces rubrogriseus genomic sequence GATCCGCTCCTCGACCACCGGGGCCTTGCCGTCGTTGACCAGGTCGACCTTCACCTGGTTCACATCCACCCCGACGACCTGGTGCCCCATGCCGGCCAGGCACGCGGCCGACACGCAGCCCACGTAGCCGAGGCCGAAAACGCTGACCCTCATGACCCGTTCCTCCCCCCAGGCAGGCCTTGACGGCCTGCGGTCCGCGCGACGGGCCGGCGGCCCCCGCGCATCAGTACGCCCCCTGTCCGTGGACCACCGCACGCAGCGTCTTCCACAGGATCACCGTGTCCAGGGCGAGCGACCAGTCCTCCACGTACCGCAGGTCCAGCCGGACGGCCTCCTCCCACGGCAGGTCGCTGCGTCCGCTGATCTGCCACAGACCGGTGAGGCCGGGCTTGACCAGCAGCCGTCTTCGGATGTCCGGGCCGTAGGCGGCGGACTCCTCGGGCAGCGGCGGCCGCGGTCCCACCAGCGACATCGATCCGGCGAGCACGTTGAAGAGCTGCGGCAGTTCGTCGACCGAGTAGCGGCGCAGCACCGCCCCGACCCGGGTGACCCGCGGGTCCCGGCGGAGCTTGAACAGCAGGCCCGCGCCCTCGTTGCGGTCGGCCAGCGCGGCACGTGCCCCGTCGGCCCCCGCGACCATGGTGCGGAACTTGAGAATGGTGAACTCGCGGCCGTCCTTGCCGACCCGGCGCTGGCGGTAGAACGCCCCGCCCCTGCTGTCCACCAGGACGAGCAGCGCGACGAACAGCATCAGGGGCGCGAACAGTGTCAGCAGGACAGCCGCGCCCAACCGGTCGACGACCGCCTTGACCGCGCGCCGGCCCCCGGTGAAGGTCGGCATGCTGACCCGCAGCAGCGGGATACCGAGCACCGCGTCGACGTGCAGCCGCGGGCCGGCCACCTCCATCAGGACGGGAGCGACGACCATCTCGGCGTCGCTGCCCTCCAGGTTCCAGGCCAGCCGTTGCAGGCGGTGCGGTGACCAGTGCGGGTCCGGGGTGACCGCGACCACCCGGTAGCCGTCGCGGCGGACGTGGTGGGCGACGTGCTCCAGCGGGCCGACGACCGGCACTCCGTCCAGTTGGTCGCCCTCGAGCCCGTCGTCCGTCGTGCACACCGCGTCCACCCGCCAGCCGAGGTGCGGGAACCGCCGGGTCCGGGCGATCAGATCGCGCACCGTGGCCGGACTTCCGGCGGCGAGCACGGGTCTGAGGCAGCGCCCCTGCTTGCGCTGTCTGTGCAGCCGGACGCGCAGCGCGTAGCGCGCGACCATGATGAAGATCGCGATCGCGGGAACGGCGACGAAGATCCAGAGTTTGATGTTGCGCGAGGTGAGGGCGATTCCGCCGAGCGCCAGCACGACGGTCGCCATGAACAGTGAGCGGCCGAGCCGACGGAATTCCTCGGCGCCCTGGCCGAGCACGGCCGGTGACCACGACCGGCTCACCGCGAGGGCGCCCAGCACCAGCAGCCAGGTGCCGAACGCGAGAATTCCCCATTTCTCGTGCCAGTTGGCCGCGTCCCGGACCCCGAAGAAATTGCCGATGCCCGCCACCACGACAGCGGTGGTCACGGTATCGCTGGTGATCACGGTACGGCGGTACCGGTGCTCCCAGTCGCTCGCGAGCCGGCTGGTTGCCCCGTCCGCCAACTGCCCGCGCGCAGACGGAAACGGGCTGACCAATCCCCCTTGCCGCACAGAACCCCCCAGGTTCCCAGTGGTTCGACGTGTTCGCCTAGCACTGTTCCTCCCCCTCGGGAGGCCCCCGCCTCCCGCGCCGCGCTGTTCCTCCCCACGGACGGCCCCCCGGCCTGTCCGCGCACAACGTTCCGGCTATGTCACATCAATACGAGCAATACACAGTGACAGCAGCAGACCCCCCTGCCCCCGACCTAAAGATCATTACCGGTCGCCTCGTGCCTGAACAGCTGAAGCACGGTCAATCTAGACCATCGGGGCCACTGTGTAGAGGGGATGTGTGTAATTCGTGCTCACGCTTTGGGAGTTGATCAAGCAACCTGTGAATGTCCACCGATGCCTTCGCGCCACCACGTAATGCGGGGTGTCGAGTTGGACGGCCATTCTTCCGCTTCCGGCGCGGGCCAGACCGATGGTTCACGCCATGCGGGGGGGTCGAGTGCCCGGTCCCCGGCTCCGCCTTTGACGCCACCGCCGGTTCAGGTCGCGAGCAGGTGTTCCCGGCCGAACATGGCCGCGGCGGCCCGCGCGGTCGGCGTTCCGGAGTCCAGGTCCGCGCCTGCCCGACGCAGTACCGCTACGACGTCGTCGGCGCCCTTGAACAGGGCGCCGGCAATGGGGGACTGGTCGCGGTCGTTGCGGAGGTCCGGGTCGGCGCCGTGCCGGATCAGGGTCCGCACAGTGTCGGCGTGACCGTGGTAGGCGGCGAGCATGAGGAGGGAGTTGCCCGCGGGGTCCCGTACGTCGACCGGCAGCCCGTGCTGTACGAACTCCACCAACTGGTCGGTGCCGCCCTCGCGGGCCAGATCCATGGCGATGGCGACCACGCGCTCCGTCTGCTCGGGAGTCAGTCCACCGCTGTTGTGCATGTCCATGAAGTAGTTCTCCGTGGCGGTACGCCCGTACCGGCGCGGGCACCTCTCGGGTGCCCGTGCCGGTACGGTGCGGATTACCGCGTGTGTCGCTGACCGGCCGGATCAGAGGTTGCCGGCGGCCAGGGCCTCGATCGCCTTGCGGACGCCCGCGCCGTAGGCCGGGTCGGCCTGGGTGCAGTTGCCGATGTGGCGCTCGATGGTCTGCGCCGAGGCACCGTCGATGGCGCGTGCCGTGTTCTCGAACAGAACCTGCTGCTGCTCCGGGCTCATCTGCCGGAACAGGTTGCCGGGCTGCTCGAAGTAGTTGTCGTCGTCCTCGCGGTAGTTGAACCGGTCGGCGACGGCGCCCACGGCCTGGGCCGGGTCGCGGTAGGCCGGCTGCTCCTGCCAGCGCCCGTAGGAGTTGGGCTCGATGCCCGGGGTGGCTCCCTGGTTGCCGTCGACGCGCATGGCGCCGTCGCGGTGGTAGGAGTTCACCGGGTTCTTCGGGGCGTTGACCGGGATCTGGTGGTGGTTGACGCCGAGGCGGTAGCGCTGGGCGTCGCCGTAGGAGAAGAGGCGGCCCTGCAGCATCCGGTCGGGGGAGAAGCTGATGCCCGGGACCACGTTGGCCGGGCTGAAGGCGGCCTGCTCCACGTCCGCGAAGTAGTTGTCGGGGTTGCGGTTGAGCTCCCACTCGCCGACCTCGATCAGCGGGTAGTCCTTCTTCGACCAGACCTTGGTGAGGTCGAAGGGGTGGAAGCGGTAGTTCTCGGCGTCGGCCTCCGGCATGACCTGGATGAACAGCTTCCACTTCGGGAAGTCGCCGTCCTCGATCGCGTCGAAGAGGTCACGCTGGTGGGATTCGCGGTCCCTGCCGACCAGGGCCTCGGCCTCGGCGTCGGTGAGGTTCTTGATGCCCTGCTGGGTGCGGTGGTGGAACTTGACCCAGAACCGCTCGCCCTCGGCGTTGATCAGGCTGTACGTGTGCGAGCCGAACCCGTGCATGTGCCGGTAGGAGGCCGGGATGCCGCGCTCCGACATCACGATCGTGACCTGGTGCAGGGCCTCGGGGAGGTTGGTCCAGAAGTCCCAGTTGTTCTCGGCGTTGCGCAGGTTGGTGCGCGGGTCGCGCTTCACCGCGTGGTTGAGGTCCGGGAACTTCAGCGGGTCGCGGAAGAAGAAGACCGGGGTGTTGTTCCCGACCAGGTCCCAGTTGCCCTCGTCCGTGTAGAACTTCACGGCGAAGCCGCGGATGTCGCGCTCGGCGTCGGCGGCACCGCGCTCACCGGCGACGGTGGAGAACCGGGTGAACAGCGGGGTCTTCTTGCCGATCTCGGAGAAGATCTTCGCGCTGGTGTACCGGGTGATGTCGTGGGTGACCGTGAAGGTGCCGAAGGCGCCCGAGCCCTTGGCGTGCATCCGGCGCTCCGGGATGACCTCCCGGTCGAAGTGCGCGAGCTTCTCCAGGAACCACACGTCCTGCAGGAGCATCGGGCCGCGCGGGCCGGAGGTCAGGGAGTTCTGGTTGTCGGGAACCGGTGCACCGGCGACCGTCGTCAGCGGCTTCTGGTTGTTCTCAGGCAAGGCTTGCTCCTCGGTGTGGTTCTTCGCAGCCACCACCCTACCTTGGACAGGATCTAAGGCAAGGCGACATCTAGAGCAATATTCGCTCTTGAATTGATGCCGAAGCCTGCTAGGGTGCCGCGCCCCGCCGGGACGGGGGCCGCCAGGCTCGGCCACTCCGGCCTTGCGGCACCCCCGAGCCGGTCCGTTCTCATCCCTTCGGGGCCTTCAGGGAGCCGTCCCCCGCGGACACCGACACAGTGGTTCCTGTGGTCCCGAGCCACCCGGCTCCGGAAGGAAGAGAGGCGTGCGCATGAAGATCGCGGTCATCGGCGGGACGGGGCTGATCGGCTCGCAGGTCGTCAAGGACCTGAACGCGGCCGGGCACCAGGCGGTGCCCCACTCCCAGTCCACCGGCGTCGACGTCGTCAGCGGCAAGGGAGTGGACGACGCGGTCGAGGGAGCCGAGGTCGTGGTCAACCTGACGAACTCCCCGACCTTCGACGACGCCTCACCGGCCTTCTTCCGGACGTCGATGGACAACCTGCTGGCCGCCGCGCGGCGGGCCGGGACGGGGCACTTCGTGATCCTCTCCATCGTCGGTGTCGACCGGGTGCCGGCGCTGGACTACTACCGTGCGAAGACGCTCCAGGAGGAGGTCCTCAGGGAGGGCCCCGTCCCGTACTCGATCGTGCGCGCCACCCAGTTCATGGAGTTCATGGAGGCGGTCCTGTCCTGGACCGCCTCCGACGACTCCGTCCGGCTGCCCGCGACGCCGATCCAGCCGATCGCCGCGAAGGACGTGGCGGCCGCGGTCGCGGACGTCGCCGTGGGCCCTCCGCTGAACGGCATCCGCAACATCGGCGGACCGGAGGTGTTCCCCCTGGACGAGCTGGGCCGCCTGACCCTGGCCCACAAGGGCGACGCGCGAACGGTCGTCACCGATCCGGGTGCCGGCATGTTCGGGGCGGTCGAGGGAGACGTCCTGACCGACCTGGACGCCCACCTGGCCCCCACCCGGTACGCCGACTGGCTCTCCTGAATGCCCGAGCGTGCCGGCCACGGCCCGACCGGCGACGCCGCGCCGAAAGGAATCCTGCGGCACCGGCCGGAGCGGTGGCTGTTCAAGGGAATCTACGGCCTGGTACTGGCCAGCGCGCTGGTCGCGGCGCTGGACGTGCCGGGCGAAGCGGCCAACCCCGGCCAGGACGCGCTGTGGGTACTGCTCACGGCGCTGACGTCGGGCGCCGCCCACGGGTACGCGCACGTCATCGCCCAGCGTGCGTCCGGCGACGGGACGGCCGGACCGAGCAGGCTGCGCGCGGTGCTCGCCGAGTGGCCGCTGGCCGTCGCCGTGCTGCCGACCGTGATGATGCTGCTCGCCGCCGAGGCCGGGTGGTGGGCGGAGGAAGCGGCCGCCGACACGGCCCTGGTGCTCAACACCGTCCTGCTCTTCGCCCTGGGCACCTCGGCGGCCCGCACCGCCGGGCTCGGCCGGCTGTCCTCCTGCCGGGCCGGGGCCCTGGACATGCTGATCGGCCTGGTGATCATCGCCGCGGACGCCCTGATCGAGTAGCGGGCGTGCCCCGCTCGCACACCACCGGCCCGGTGCGCAGCGCCGGCCCGTGCGGGCCGCGGCGCTGCCCCTCCTCGCGCACGCCCTTCCCGCCGGGCCCGACGCCCCCCGCCGTCACTCGGCCGTGTCCCGGGCCTCGCTGTCGCCGCCCTCGCGCTGGTGGCCGCGGCGGGCGTCGCGGTCGAAGATGCCCAGGATCTCGCAGGGGCCGCCGGCGGTGCCGATCGCGTGCGGCATCATCGTGGGGAACTCGGCTGCCTGGTGGGTCTCGACGCGGAAGCGGCGGTGGCCGAGCATGAGGACCGCCGTGCCGGACAGGACCACGAGCCATTCGCGCCCCGGGTGGGCACGCATGCGCGCCGGATTCTCGGGCGGCGGCTGGGTCATGCGCTGACGCACCACGGTCATGCCGGGATCGCCCTTCACCGGCCAGCGCATCAGGCCGTGGGTGCTGTCGATCATCGGACTGGTGATGACGTCGTCGTCGGCCGTCTCCACGAGCTGGTCCAACGTGGTGTCCAGGGCGCGGGCCAGAGTGACCAGCTGATCCAGGGCCAGGCGGCGCCGGCCGTTCTCGATGCGGCTCAGCGAGGACTGGCTGAGCTTGGCACGCCCGGCCAGCTCCTCCAGGGACCAGCCCTGCGCGACCCGCAGGGCGCGGATGCGTTTGCGTACGAGGCTGTCCAGATCTCCATCTTCTTGCGTCATGAGCAACATCGTATGCCTCGAACGCAACGCGGGCTTAGCTTCGGACGCAGTCGAGCCGCACTTCCCCGACACCCTCCACGCCCCGTCGGGCGGCGGCATGCCCTGCGAAAGGAACCCATGAGCACCAGCCCACCCGTACGGGCCCCCGAAGCCGACGGCGGAAACACCCCCGACGCGCGTCGACTGCGCACGATCCTGATCGCCGTCTCCGTCGCGCTGATGGCCGTCGTCGCCGCGGTGTCCGGTCTGAACGTCGCGCAGACCCACATGGCCGTCGAGTTCGACGCCTCCCAGAACACGGTCCTGTGGATCATCAACATCTACACGCTCGCCCTGGCCGCGCTGCTGCTCCCGCTCGGGGCCGTCGGCGACCGACTGGGCCGCAAGCCCATGCTCGTCGCCGGTCTGGGTGTCTTCGGTGCGGCGAGCGTCCTCGCCGCACTGGCCCCCTCGGCCGAGGTCATGCTGGCCGCCCGCGTGGCCGGCGGTGTCGGCGCCGCGATGATCATGCCCGTGACCCTTGCCGTGATCACCTCCACCTTCCCCGAGGAGCAGCGCGGCAAGGCGATCGGCGTGTGGACCGGTGTCGCCGGAGGCGGCGGCATCCTGGGCATGTTCCTCTCCGCCCTCCTCGTCGACGTCGCCGACTGGCGGCTGCTGTTCGTCCTCCCGGTGGTCCTGGTCCTCGTGGCCCTGGCCATGGCGCTGAAGTCGGTCCCCGACTCCCGCGAGACCGCTGCCCACCGGTTCGACACGGGCGGAGCGCTGATCTCCACCGTCGCCGTGACCGGCCTCATCTTCGTCCTCCAGGAAGGCCCCGAACGCGGCTGGACCAACCCGGTGACGCTGACCGGCCTCGTCGTCGGCATCACCGCCGCCGTCGGCTTCGTCGCCTGGGAACTGCGCCGCCGCACCGCCGCGCTGCTGGACGTGCGCCTGTTCCGGGAGCGCGGCCTGGCGGGCGGCTCGATCACGCTCCTGGTGGTCTTCGGCGTCCAGGCGGGCATCGCCGTGGTCCTCTTCCCGTACTTCCAGGCCGTGCTCGGCTGGTCGGGCCTGCTCTCCACGGTGGCGCTGATGCCCATGGCCGTCATGATGATGGCGACCTCCGGCCTCGCCCCCATGCTCGCCGCACGGGTCGGTTCCCGTACGACCATGGCGACGGGCATCGCCCTGGCCGGGGCCGGCCTCGCGCTCATGGCCCTGTTCGTCTCCGTGGACGACGGATACCTGACCATCCTGCCCGGCATGCTGGCCATGGGCATAGGCATGGGCCTGTCGATGACCCCGTCCACCGAGGCCATCACCGGCTCCCTGCCGCGCGGGAAGCAGGGCGTCGCGTCCGCGCTCAACGACGTCACCCGCGAGTTCGGCACCGCACTCGGTGTCGCCCTGCTGGGGGCGCTGCTCGCCACCGGCTACCGCAGCGCCGTCGACGGACGGCTGGACGGCATTCCCCAGGGGCCCGCGGACAGCGCCCGGGAGGGCGTGGCCAACGCCGTCGAGGCCGCGGGCAGCGCCGGTCCGTACGGCCCGCACCTGCTGCACGCCGCCCAGCAGTCCTTCGTCGACGGCTGGCAGCAGGCCATGTGGGCCGGTGTGGCCGTCATGGGCGTCCTGTTCGTCTACGTCGCGTTCCGCGGGCCCGGCAGAACGGCACCCGCGGACGCGGACGAACCGGAGGCGGCCGAGGCTCTCACCGGCCCGTGACACGGGCGAGTCAGCGGTCCCGGGAGAGTTCGAGGAGTTCGGCGAAGACGCCCCCGGCGTTGACCAGGTCGTCGTAACGGCCCTGCTCGGTGATCCGGCCGTGCTCCATGACGACGATGTGATCCGCGATCCTCGTGTTCTCCGGGCGGTGGGTGACCACGATGGTGATGCGCCTTCAGTCGCGGTCGCGACCCGACGTTCCGCGCGTGTCGGTGGGTGGCGGATGCCCGGACCCGTGTGGGGCAACAGCCGTGCGGAGCATGGAGGTTGGCCGAACCGCCGACGCCGTCGCACACGGCGGTGGCCGGGCCCGGAGAACGCCGCAGCGACTACGCTGCCTCCACCGGCGCAGCCGGCCATCGGTACGACAGGGGGAGGGGCCGTGGGGCGACCGCTACTGTTCCTGGACGTGGACGGGCCCCTCAACCCGTACGCGGCCAAGCCGCACAAGCGACCGCCCGGGTACACCACCGTCCGAGTGCCCTGGGACGGCCTGGACCGCGAGGGACACCGGTCTCCTCCGGTGCGCCGCCGCCCCCTGCGGGTCTGGCTCGATCCGCGGCACGGGGCACAACTGCTCCGGCTCGACTACGAACTGTGCTGGGCCACCACGTGGATGGCGGACGCCAACCGCTGGATCGCCCCCGTCGTCGGCCTCCCCGAACTCCCGTTCGTCGACTTCGCGGACGCCCTGCTCCAGGACCGCCCCGACGGGGTCCACTGGAAGACCGCCCCGCTCGTGGAGTACGCCGACGGACGCCCCTTCGCCTGGGTGGACGACGAACAGGGCGACCCCGACCGGGCCTACGTGACCACCCATCACCGAGCGCCTGGACTTCTGCATCACGTCAATCCCCGGATCGGGCTGCGCGACGACGACTTCCGGGCGCTCGCCGACTTCGCCCGCGGCTGCCCGACGCCGGAGCGAGGGATGCGCGAAGGGCAGTAGGAAGGCGGCCTCAGTCCTCGATCCAGCCGTGGCCCTCGCTGAACTTCAGGAGCGCGCCGCGGATGGTGAGGATCTGCTCCGCGGTCAACTGCGGACTGGCGGTCAGCAGCAGTTCCGTCACGTCACGCCGGTACTCGTCCGAACTCAGCACATCGCACAGCGGTTGGCCGTTCTCGTCGGACATCGCCACCCTCGGCGCCGGCTCCTGGTGGCGCCGCGCGGGCTTGTGCCGCTCTCCCTCGGGGAGCCGGATGCCCGAGGCCTTCAGCCCTCGCTCACCGCTCTCCACCTCGAACTCCACGACCAGCCCGGAGCGCACGTACTCCTCGGGGATGAGCAGATCGTTCACGTGCAGGAAGATGTCCTCGCCGCCGTCTTCCGGCGCGATGAACCCGTAGCCCCGCGTACTGTCGAAACGCACCACACGACCCGCGACCATGCGGACCCCCAACCTCTGAAAACCCCACCCGTCCGGAGCCCTTCCCCGGAACCGTGTGCATGCTATCGGGTGCCGTCCGCCAGGCGGTCGGCACACCGCACCGCGCCGGTGGAACGAACTGCCGGCGCCGCGGCGTACGGAAGTTACCGGCGCGACACGTCTTGACCCCCATGATCGCCTCGGCTTACCGTTCCCGCGTTTGAACCGGATTGAAACGATTCAATCGAGGAATTCCTCTCCGAACCCTGGGGCGCACTCATGCACGAACTCGTCTCGCAGCGTGGCGGGATGTCCCGGCGCGCGGTGCTGGCCGCCGCCGTGACCGCGGGGGTGACCGCCACCGCCGTCACCGCCTCGCCCGGCGCCGCCGCCCTCCCCACCGGCCCGGCCGCCGACCGGGCCTCCGGCCCGGCCCGGTGGTTCACCGACCCCGCCCGGTCGGTGCGCCCGAAGTTCCGCTGGTGGTGGCCGGACGGCATGGTCGACCCCGACGAGGTGGCCCGCGAGATCGACCAGATCGCGGACGCCGGTTTCGGCGGAGCCGAGATCGCCGCCGTCCACCACAGCATCCGGGACAAGTCGCTCCTGGACACCGCCCACCACGGCTGGGGCAGCAGACCCTGGCGCGACGGCGTCGAGGCCGCCCTGCGCCGGGCCGTGCGACGCGGCCTGACCGTCGACCTCACCCTGGGCCCGAGCTGGCCCGTGGCCGTCCCCGGAGTGACCCCCGACGACGAGGCCGCCGCCCAGGAACTCGCCCACGGGCACACCGCACTGGCCGCCGGGGCCACGTACCGCGGCCCCGTGCCCGCACCCGTCCACGAGGCCGCGACCGGCGTCCGCGCCCAGCGCCTCCTCGCGGTCCAGGCCGCCCGCGTCGACCCCGCCAACTCCACCCGCAAGGAGACCGGCCTCGACCCCGACAGCGTCCGCGACCTCACGGACACCGTCACCGACGGCGGCCTGACCTGGACGGCACCCGCGGACGGCGAGTGGATGCTGATCTCCTACTGGCAGCGGGGCTCGGGACAGCAGCCGGAATCGGGGCCGCACTCCGCACCGGCCGCCTTCGTGGTGGACCACTTGAGTGCGGCGGGCACCACGGCCGTCACCGACTACTGGGAACGGCACGTCCTCACCGGTTCACTGCGACGTCTGCTCAAGGCCGCGGGCGGCGCCTTCTTCGAGGACTCGGTGGAACTGGAGTCCGAGGGCCTGGTCTGGACGGCGCGCCTGCCCGAGGCCTTCGAACAGCGCACGGGCCGACCACTGCTGCCCTGGCTGCCCGCCCTCGTCCTCGACGACAGCAACCAGGTGTTCGCGTTCGAGGCCCAGCTGA encodes the following:
- a CDS encoding sugar transferase, with amino-acid sequence MRQGGLVSPFPSARGQLADGATSRLASDWEHRYRRTVITSDTVTTAVVVAGIGNFFGVRDAANWHEKWGILAFGTWLLVLGALAVSRSWSPAVLGQGAEEFRRLGRSLFMATVVLALGGIALTSRNIKLWIFVAVPAIAIFIMVARYALRVRLHRQRKQGRCLRPVLAAGSPATVRDLIARTRRFPHLGWRVDAVCTTDDGLEGDQLDGVPVVGPLEHVAHHVRRDGYRVVAVTPDPHWSPHRLQRLAWNLEGSDAEMVVAPVLMEVAGPRLHVDAVLGIPLLRVSMPTFTGGRRAVKAVVDRLGAAVLLTLFAPLMLFVALLVLVDSRGGAFYRQRRVGKDGREFTILKFRTMVAGADGARAALADRNEGAGLLFKLRRDPRVTRVGAVLRRYSVDELPQLFNVLAGSMSLVGPRPPLPEESAAYGPDIRRRLLVKPGLTGLWQISGRSDLPWEEAVRLDLRYVEDWSLALDTVILWKTLRAVVHGQGAY
- a CDS encoding ankyrin repeat domain-containing protein is translated as MDMHNSGGLTPEQTERVVAIAMDLAREGGTDQLVEFVQHGLPVDVRDPAGNSLLMLAAYHGHADTVRTLIRHGADPDLRNDRDQSPIAGALFKGADDVVAVLRRAGADLDSGTPTARAAAAMFGREHLLAT
- a CDS encoding catalase, whose amino-acid sequence is MPENNQKPLTTVAGAPVPDNQNSLTSGPRGPMLLQDVWFLEKLAHFDREVIPERRMHAKGSGAFGTFTVTHDITRYTSAKIFSEIGKKTPLFTRFSTVAGERGAADAERDIRGFAVKFYTDEGNWDLVGNNTPVFFFRDPLKFPDLNHAVKRDPRTNLRNAENNWDFWTNLPEALHQVTIVMSERGIPASYRHMHGFGSHTYSLINAEGERFWVKFHHRTQQGIKNLTDAEAEALVGRDRESHQRDLFDAIEDGDFPKWKLFIQVMPEADAENYRFHPFDLTKVWSKKDYPLIEVGEWELNRNPDNYFADVEQAAFSPANVVPGISFSPDRMLQGRLFSYGDAQRYRLGVNHHQIPVNAPKNPVNSYHRDGAMRVDGNQGATPGIEPNSYGRWQEQPAYRDPAQAVGAVADRFNYREDDDNYFEQPGNLFRQMSPEQQQVLFENTARAIDGASAQTIERHIGNCTQADPAYGAGVRKAIEALAAGNL
- a CDS encoding SDR family oxidoreductase; translation: MKIAVIGGTGLIGSQVVKDLNAAGHQAVPHSQSTGVDVVSGKGVDDAVEGAEVVVNLTNSPTFDDASPAFFRTSMDNLLAAARRAGTGHFVILSIVGVDRVPALDYYRAKTLQEEVLREGPVPYSIVRATQFMEFMEAVLSWTASDDSVRLPATPIQPIAAKDVAAAVADVAVGPPLNGIRNIGGPEVFPLDELGRLTLAHKGDARTVVTDPGAGMFGAVEGDVLTDLDAHLAPTRYADWLS
- a CDS encoding helix-turn-helix domain-containing protein — protein: MLLMTQEDGDLDSLVRKRIRALRVAQGWSLEELAGRAKLSQSSLSRIENGRRRLALDQLVTLARALDTTLDQLVETADDDVITSPMIDSTHGLMRWPVKGDPGMTVVRQRMTQPPPENPARMRAHPGREWLVVLSGTAVLMLGHRRFRVETHQAAEFPTMMPHAIGTAGGPCEILGIFDRDARRGHQREGGDSEARDTAE
- a CDS encoding MFS transporter, which produces MSTSPPVRAPEADGGNTPDARRLRTILIAVSVALMAVVAAVSGLNVAQTHMAVEFDASQNTVLWIINIYTLALAALLLPLGAVGDRLGRKPMLVAGLGVFGAASVLAALAPSAEVMLAARVAGGVGAAMIMPVTLAVITSTFPEEQRGKAIGVWTGVAGGGGILGMFLSALLVDVADWRLLFVLPVVLVLVALAMALKSVPDSRETAAHRFDTGGALISTVAVTGLIFVLQEGPERGWTNPVTLTGLVVGITAAVGFVAWELRRRTAALLDVRLFRERGLAGGSITLLVVFGVQAGIAVVLFPYFQAVLGWSGLLSTVALMPMAVMMMATSGLAPMLAARVGSRTTMATGIALAGAGLALMALFVSVDDGYLTILPGMLAMGIGMGLSMTPSTEAITGSLPRGKQGVASALNDVTREFGTALGVALLGALLATGYRSAVDGRLDGIPQGPADSAREGVANAVEAAGSAGPYGPHLLHAAQQSFVDGWQQAMWAGVAVMGVLFVYVAFRGPGRTAPADADEPEAAEALTGP
- a CDS encoding cold-shock protein produces the protein MVAGRVVRFDSTRGYGFIAPEDGGEDIFLHVNDLLIPEEYVRSGLVVEFEVESGERGLKASGIRLPEGERHKPARRHQEPAPRVAMSDENGQPLCDVLSSDEYRRDVTELLLTASPQLTAEQILTIRGALLKFSEGHGWIED